One segment of Pontibacter akesuensis DNA contains the following:
- a CDS encoding anhydro-N-acetylmuramic acid kinase, which yields MDTSYHVIGLMSGTSLDGLDIAHCRITYKSQNWIYEILNTNTSTYDDILLESLRTVETASALDLVALDHSFGRFVGQQVRAFVEQHDLQPDFIASHGHTIFHQPDKHISLQIGHGAYIAAHARLPVISDFRTLDIALGGQGAPLVPIGDELLFSAYDNCINLGGIANVSYNQNGQRIAFDTGACNMLLNSLANSIGKPYDENGDLARSGTMQHDLLQQLNAPAYFSSPAPKSLGKEWVSTHSLQSIAASDSAVVDKLHTACHHIAQQIAQALPPLHKGLHRVLLTGGGAFNLYLVEQIQQQLGSAYRVEVPEPEVVSYKEALLFAFLGVLRWRGEHNCLSSVTGASRNNIGGSIYLY from the coding sequence ATGGATACTTCTTATCATGTAATCGGACTGATGTCTGGTACCTCCCTTGATGGCCTTGATATAGCGCATTGTAGGATTACGTACAAATCTCAAAATTGGATATATGAGATACTAAATACTAATACATCTACATATGATGATATACTACTCGAGTCTCTCCGCACAGTCGAAACCGCCAGTGCGCTGGACCTCGTGGCGCTCGACCATTCCTTCGGCCGTTTCGTGGGGCAGCAGGTGCGCGCCTTTGTAGAGCAACACGATCTGCAACCAGACTTCATCGCCTCACACGGCCATACTATCTTCCACCAGCCCGATAAGCACATCTCACTGCAGATAGGCCACGGCGCTTACATCGCGGCGCACGCCAGGCTTCCGGTTATCTCCGATTTTCGCACCCTCGACATCGCCTTGGGCGGCCAGGGAGCGCCCCTCGTACCCATTGGCGACGAACTACTCTTCAGCGCCTACGACAATTGTATAAACCTGGGCGGTATCGCCAATGTTTCCTACAACCAGAACGGCCAGCGCATTGCTTTTGATACAGGTGCCTGCAACATGCTGCTCAACTCGTTGGCCAACAGCATCGGCAAACCTTATGACGAGAACGGGGACCTGGCACGCTCCGGCACCATGCAGCACGACCTCCTGCAGCAGCTTAATGCTCCAGCATACTTCTCCTCGCCAGCGCCAAAATCGCTGGGTAAGGAATGGGTTTCGACGCACAGCCTGCAAAGTATAGCCGCTAGCGATTCCGCTGTTGTTGATAAGCTGCACACCGCTTGCCACCACATCGCTCAACAGATAGCACAGGCGCTGCCGCCCCTGCACAAGGGCCTGCACCGGGTACTGCTCACCGGCGGTGGTGCGTTCAACTTATACCTGGTAGAGCAGATACAGCAGCAGTTGGGATCGGCATATCGGGTGGAGGTGCCGGAGCCGGAGGTGGTATCTTATAAGGAGGCGCTGCTCTTTGCGTTTCTGGGGGTGTTGCGCTGGCGTGGAGAGCACAACTGCCTCAGCAGCGTTACAGGCGCCAGCCGCAACAACATTGGCGGCTCCATTTACCTATATTAA
- a CDS encoding ArsR/SmtB family transcription factor translates to MKSLLSRVESKKIDKAAAMLKVLAHPKRLAIVDLLGKEDKMTVTEIYKQLDLPQAIASQHLITLKDKGVLSSFKVGTKIYYSLAIPKLIDVIDCLEECCLDI, encoded by the coding sequence ATGAAAAGTTTATTATCAAGAGTTGAATCGAAGAAGATAGATAAAGCGGCAGCCATGCTAAAAGTACTGGCTCACCCGAAGAGGCTAGCTATTGTGGATTTACTGGGAAAAGAGGACAAAATGACTGTTACGGAGATATATAAGCAGTTAGACCTCCCCCAGGCAATCGCATCGCAACACCTGATTACACTGAAAGACAAAGGCGTTTTGTCGTCTTTTAAAGTGGGAACGAAGATCTATTACTCGCTTGCCATCCCTAAACTAATTGATGTAATTGACTGCCTGGAAGAGTGCTGCCTGGATATTTAG
- the hemA gene encoding glutamyl-tRNA reductase: protein MLQNFKAISLSYKKAPLDIRELIALDETSCRLFLQTLKNFIQASDILVLSTCNRTEVYYNADIDYSKDIVKLLGITKGIDNISQYLDYFTILTEHDDAVQHLFEVSMGLESQVVGDMQISNQVKQAYQWTADNETAGPFLHRLMHTIFFTNKRVVQETSFRDGAASTSYAAIELIEELTNEISDPSILVVGLGEIGADVCRNLKDLGFKNVKITNRTQAKAMSLAEECGMEVLPFENIVEGMKAADVIISSVARETPFFTKEMVKRLDVLTFKFFIDLSVPRSVEQEVESVPGVLVYNIDTIQNKASEALQLRLNSVPKVKEIINESIEQFNDWSKEMIVSPTIHRLKSALEAIRQEEMDRYMKKLGPKEAKMMDSITKSMMQKIIKLPVLQLKAACKRGEAETLIDLLNDLFNLENHPTEAEH from the coding sequence ATGCTTCAAAATTTTAAAGCAATCAGCCTGTCGTACAAGAAAGCGCCGCTGGATATCAGGGAACTGATTGCCTTAGATGAAACATCCTGCAGGTTATTCCTACAGACGCTCAAGAACTTTATTCAGGCTTCTGACATACTGGTGCTCTCTACCTGCAACCGCACCGAAGTTTACTATAATGCCGATATCGACTACAGCAAGGACATTGTAAAGCTGCTCGGCATCACCAAAGGCATTGACAACATCTCGCAGTACCTCGATTATTTCACCATTCTGACCGAGCACGACGATGCCGTGCAGCACCTGTTTGAGGTGTCGATGGGGCTGGAGTCGCAGGTGGTGGGCGATATGCAGATATCCAACCAGGTAAAGCAGGCCTACCAGTGGACGGCCGACAACGAAACGGCTGGCCCGTTCCTGCACCGCCTGATGCACACCATTTTCTTCACCAACAAACGCGTCGTACAGGAAACCTCTTTCAGAGATGGTGCCGCCTCTACTTCGTATGCCGCCATTGAGCTGATTGAGGAGCTGACCAACGAGATCAGCGACCCAAGTATACTGGTGGTGGGTTTAGGGGAGATTGGTGCCGATGTGTGCCGCAACCTGAAAGACCTTGGCTTCAAAAACGTGAAGATCACTAACCGCACACAGGCAAAGGCAATGTCCCTCGCCGAGGAGTGTGGGATGGAGGTGCTTCCGTTTGAAAATATTGTGGAGGGCATGAAGGCCGCCGATGTGATCATCTCATCCGTAGCCCGCGAAACGCCTTTCTTCACCAAAGAAATGGTGAAGCGCCTGGATGTGCTCACGTTCAAGTTCTTTATCGACCTGTCTGTGCCACGCAGTGTGGAGCAGGAAGTGGAGAGCGTGCCGGGCGTACTGGTTTACAACATCGATACCATTCAGAACAAAGCATCGGAGGCACTGCAGCTCCGCCTCAACTCGGTGCCCAAGGTGAAGGAGATCATCAATGAGTCCATTGAGCAGTTTAACGACTGGTCGAAGGAGATGATTGTTTCCCCTACCATCCACCGCCTGAAGAGTGCGCTGGAGGCCATACGCCAGGAGGAGATGGACCGCTACATGAAAAAGCTGGGCCCAAAGGAGGCGAAAATGATGGACAGCATCACGAAATCCATGATGCAGAAAATTATTAAACTTCCGGTATTGCAGCTAAAGGCCGCCTGCAAGCGCGGCGAGGCTGAAACACTGATCGACCTGCTGAACGACCTGTTCAACCTCGAAAATCACCCAACAGAGGCAGAGCACTAA
- a CDS encoding Glu/Leu/Phe/Val dehydrogenase dimerization domain-containing protein — protein sequence MKDLLAKFENKQPEIVFEWKDAETEAEGWVVINSLRGGAAGGGTRMRKGLDKREVESLAKTMEVKFTVSGPAIGGAKSGINFDPADPRKRGVLERWYKAVIPLLKSYYGTGGDMNVDEIHEVIPITEDYGLWHPQEGVVNGHFNATEPQKINKIGQLRQGVVKVIEDPHFSPSTARKYTIADMITGYGVAEAVRHYYNIWNNNSEGKRAIIQGWGNVGAAAAYYLASKGIRIVGIIDRAGGLINEAGYTFEEITDLFLNRQGTALNPNTPGLLSFDEINNRIWDLQAEIFIPAAASRLVTREQVERMINSGMEVVSCGANVPFQDPEIFFGPTGEFADRNLSVIPDFIANCGMARVFAYLMESEVEITDEALFTDISNIIRLALEKSYERNPQKTEIAKTSFEIALSQLL from the coding sequence ATGAAAGACCTACTTGCGAAATTCGAAAATAAGCAACCAGAAATTGTGTTCGAGTGGAAAGACGCTGAAACCGAAGCCGAAGGCTGGGTGGTGATAAACTCGCTCCGGGGCGGGGCGGCAGGCGGTGGCACCCGCATGCGCAAGGGCCTGGACAAGCGTGAAGTAGAGTCGCTGGCAAAGACGATGGAAGTGAAGTTCACGGTATCTGGGCCTGCCATCGGAGGTGCCAAGTCCGGCATTAACTTCGATCCTGCCGATCCGCGTAAGCGCGGTGTGCTGGAGCGCTGGTACAAAGCCGTTATTCCACTGTTAAAAAGCTACTACGGCACCGGCGGCGACATGAACGTGGACGAGATACACGAGGTGATTCCCATTACGGAGGACTACGGCTTGTGGCACCCGCAGGAAGGCGTGGTGAACGGCCATTTCAACGCGACGGAGCCGCAGAAGATAAACAAGATCGGGCAGCTGCGCCAGGGTGTGGTGAAGGTGATTGAGGACCCGCACTTCTCCCCTTCCACTGCCCGCAAGTATACGATTGCCGACATGATCACGGGCTATGGTGTGGCCGAGGCCGTGCGCCACTACTACAACATCTGGAACAACAACTCCGAGGGCAAGCGCGCCATTATTCAGGGCTGGGGCAACGTGGGTGCCGCAGCGGCCTATTACCTCGCCTCTAAGGGCATCAGAATTGTAGGTATCATCGACAGAGCAGGTGGCTTGATCAATGAGGCTGGTTATACGTTTGAGGAAATCACAGACTTGTTCCTGAATCGCCAGGGCACTGCCCTCAATCCCAACACGCCGGGGCTGCTTTCATTTGACGAAATCAACAACCGTATCTGGGACCTGCAGGCAGAAATATTTATACCTGCGGCTGCCTCGCGCCTGGTTACGCGGGAGCAGGTGGAGCGCATGATCAACAGCGGCATGGAAGTTGTTTCCTGCGGTGCCAACGTGCCGTTTCAGGATCCGGAGATCTTCTTTGGGCCGACTGGTGAGTTTGCTGACCGCAACTTGTCTGTTATACCTGATTTTATCGCTAACTGCGGCATGGCCCGCGTGTTTGCTTACCTGATGGAGAGCGAGGTGGAGATTACGGACGAGGCACTCTTCACCGACATATCCAACATCATCCGCCTGGCCCTGGAGAAATCGTATGAGCGCAACCCACAGAAAACCGAAATTGCCAAAACAAGCTTTGAGATCGCGCTTAGCCAACTGTTATAA
- a CDS encoding sensor histidine kinase — protein MIPIYSQKNRIKLIVVIIALIIGAATITYTNILVSKLSEREQELVQLYAKGLRYMINAPSDDNIVFIEEEILSSNNTVPVILTDENVNILDSKNIDIPENISDKPDKINEFLQRQIEKMKAQHAPIVVPWAEGSVNYVFYKDSELLSQLRYYPYVQLIVISCFALVAYFAFSYSRRAEQNRVWVGLAKETAHQLGTPLSSLMAWYEYIKSSPKFENEPILEELGKDVRRLEIITERFSNIGSVPTLRDENILLVTQNAIAYLQNRISRQVSFSVESNFSPDITAKVNVSLYDWVIENICKNAVDAMEGRGSITILISLLGKSQIAVDITDTGKGIPKSKVDSVFLPGYTTKRRGWGLGLALAKRIIDNYHQGRLYIKWSEVGKGTTFRIVLNR, from the coding sequence ATGATCCCCATCTACTCCCAGAAGAACAGAATAAAGCTCATAGTTGTTATCATTGCCCTCATAATCGGCGCCGCCACCATCACCTACACGAACATACTTGTCAGCAAACTTTCTGAGCGGGAGCAGGAACTGGTGCAGCTCTACGCCAAGGGCCTGCGCTACATGATCAACGCCCCCAGCGATGATAACATCGTTTTTATAGAGGAGGAGATCCTGTCGTCTAACAATACGGTGCCGGTTATACTTACAGACGAAAATGTAAATATCCTTGATTCTAAGAACATAGATATACCCGAAAACATTTCGGATAAGCCGGATAAAATCAATGAATTTCTGCAGCGGCAGATTGAGAAGATGAAGGCCCAACATGCCCCTATTGTGGTGCCCTGGGCCGAAGGATCGGTGAACTACGTGTTCTACAAGGACTCTGAGTTGCTCTCACAGCTGCGCTACTATCCTTACGTGCAGCTAATTGTAATTTCCTGCTTTGCACTGGTGGCTTACTTTGCCTTCAGCTACTCGCGCCGTGCCGAGCAGAACAGGGTTTGGGTGGGCTTGGCCAAGGAAACAGCGCACCAGTTGGGTACGCCGCTGTCGTCGCTGATGGCCTGGTACGAGTACATCAAATCAAGCCCTAAGTTTGAGAACGAGCCGATACTGGAGGAGTTGGGCAAGGACGTGCGGCGGTTGGAGATCATCACGGAGCGCTTCTCCAACATAGGCTCAGTGCCCACGTTGCGCGACGAGAACATTTTGCTGGTAACACAGAACGCCATCGCGTACCTACAGAACAGGATTTCGCGGCAAGTCAGCTTTTCGGTTGAGTCAAACTTCTCGCCCGACATCACGGCAAAAGTAAACGTGTCGCTTTATGATTGGGTGATTGAGAACATCTGCAAAAACGCTGTGGATGCCATGGAGGGGCGCGGAAGTATCACCATCCTTATCTCGCTGCTCGGTAAAAGCCAGATCGCCGTGGACATCACCGATACGGGCAAGGGCATCCCTAAAAGCAAGGTCGACTCTGTTTTCCTGCCCGGCTACACCACCAAGCGGCGCGGCTGGGGCCTGGGCCTTGCGCTGGCCAAGCGCATCATCGACAATTACCACCAGGGCAGGCTGTACATCAAGTGGTCTGAGGTGGGCAAAGGCACCACGTTCCGGATCGTGCTGAATAGGTAA
- the coaE gene encoding dephospho-CoA kinase (Dephospho-CoA kinase (CoaE) performs the final step in coenzyme A biosynthesis.), with protein MLKVGITGGIGVGKTIVTRMFALLGVPVYDSDARAKWVMRHNPDLQQELLATYGAATFTQAGELDRTYLASQVFNNPEKLAQLNSLVHPHVRRDFESWAAAQAGKPYVLKEAALMYESEAWKQMDQIITVSAPLELRLKRLLLRDTHRTEADITAIIAKQLSEEEKISRAHHVIYNDDRQLLIPQVLTLHQHFLLAKA; from the coding sequence ATGTTGAAAGTAGGCATAACCGGCGGCATTGGTGTGGGCAAAACGATTGTCACGCGTATGTTTGCGCTGCTGGGCGTGCCCGTCTACGATTCTGATGCCCGCGCCAAATGGGTAATGCGCCACAACCCGGACCTGCAGCAGGAACTGCTTGCCACCTATGGCGCAGCAACATTTACCCAAGCCGGTGAGCTGGACCGCACCTACCTGGCCAGCCAGGTATTCAATAACCCTGAAAAGTTAGCGCAACTCAACAGCCTCGTGCACCCCCACGTTCGCCGTGATTTCGAAAGCTGGGCCGCTGCTCAGGCTGGTAAACCCTACGTGCTGAAGGAGGCGGCGCTGATGTATGAGTCTGAGGCGTGGAAACAGATGGACCAGATCATTACGGTGTCAGCCCCTCTAGAGCTTCGCCTGAAGCGGCTGCTGCTGCGCGATACCCACCGCACCGAGGCCGACATCACCGCCATCATAGCCAAGCAACTAAGCGAGGAGGAGAAAATCAGCCGCGCCCACCACGTCATCTACAACGATGATAGGCAACTACTCATCCCACAGGTGCTAACGCTGCACCAGCACTTCCTTTTGGCAAAAGCCTAA
- a CDS encoding mechanosensitive ion channel family protein yields the protein MFTNWENLLDSRVLQYEFLGNSIAEYLISAGILLFGFIFKTLLSRLLTGLMYRLGSKFWSEANLTSFRRLLIQPLEILLFLFFLYFAFQVLDYPVESKDLRDGDPFLKTFMFRTYQVFVIVALTWVVLRLVDFIAMVFSYRTEKTVSKLDDQLVPFFKDFGKVMVVIFAFLAMLGSVFGVNVTGLVAGLGVGGLAIAFAAKESLENLLASFTIFLDQPFTAGDLVQVGDLVGVVEKVGFRSTRIRTLEKSFVTMPNKLMIDKPLDNLTLRTFRRAKFDINLTYDTTSEQIRSITRDIQEYINNHPRTNDEGRIRFLSLGPHSKDVMVLYFVDTMDWNEFIDIKEEVNYKIVEIVEKYGAAFAFPTQTLYVQQTQQEEPYPNAIDQPPYGGGADLK from the coding sequence ATGTTTACGAACTGGGAAAACCTGTTAGACAGCCGGGTCCTGCAATACGAGTTCCTGGGTAACTCCATAGCCGAGTACCTGATTTCGGCTGGCATCCTGCTGTTTGGCTTTATCTTTAAAACGCTGCTTTCGCGGCTGCTCACGGGCCTGATGTACCGCCTCGGCAGCAAGTTCTGGAGCGAGGCTAACCTGACTTCCTTCCGGCGCCTGCTCATACAGCCCCTGGAGATACTGCTGTTCCTGTTCTTTCTGTACTTCGCGTTCCAGGTACTGGATTACCCGGTGGAGTCGAAGGACCTGCGGGATGGGGACCCCTTCCTGAAAACGTTCATGTTCCGCACCTACCAGGTGTTTGTGATCGTTGCCCTGACCTGGGTGGTACTTCGGCTGGTTGATTTCATTGCGATGGTCTTCAGTTACCGCACGGAGAAAACCGTATCCAAGCTTGATGACCAACTGGTGCCTTTCTTCAAGGATTTTGGAAAGGTGATGGTCGTGATCTTCGCTTTCCTGGCGATGCTGGGCTCTGTATTCGGAGTGAACGTAACGGGCTTGGTGGCTGGTTTGGGCGTGGGTGGTTTGGCCATTGCCTTTGCCGCCAAGGAGAGCCTGGAGAACCTGCTGGCATCCTTCACCATTTTCCTGGACCAACCCTTTACGGCAGGCGACCTGGTGCAGGTAGGCGATCTGGTGGGTGTGGTGGAGAAGGTAGGATTCCGCAGTACGCGTATTCGCACGCTGGAGAAGAGCTTCGTGACGATGCCCAACAAGCTCATGATCGACAAGCCGCTCGACAACCTAACCCTGCGCACCTTCCGCCGCGCCAAGTTCGACATCAACCTGACCTACGACACAACCTCAGAGCAGATCAGGTCCATTACCCGCGATATACAGGAATACATCAACAACCACCCCCGCACCAACGATGAGGGCCGTATCCGTTTCCTGAGCCTGGGGCCGCACTCGAAGGATGTGATGGTGCTGTACTTTGTGGACACCATGGACTGGAACGAGTTCATTGACATTAAAGAAGAGGTGAATTACAAGATCGTAGAGATTGTGGAGAAGTATGGCGCAGCCTTCGCTTTCCCAACGCAGACACTGTACGTGCAGCAAACACAGCAGGAAGAGCCGTATCCGAATGCTATAGACCAGCCACCCTATGGGGGCGGTGCAGACTTGAAGTAG
- the yajC gene encoding preprotein translocase subunit YajC produces MNNILLQAPDAGMLPQLLMFGAIILVFYFFMIRPQQKKARDQKKFREELSKGMAIVTIGGMHGKLVAIDDEFITLEVDRGVRLVFDKTAVSMEATMRMQKVQ; encoded by the coding sequence ATGAACAATATACTCCTTCAAGCGCCGGACGCGGGCATGCTGCCTCAGCTGCTTATGTTCGGCGCCATTATCCTCGTTTTCTACTTCTTTATGATTCGCCCGCAGCAGAAAAAGGCGCGCGACCAGAAGAAGTTCCGCGAGGAGCTGTCTAAGGGCATGGCTATCGTAACGATAGGTGGCATGCACGGCAAACTGGTGGCAATAGACGATGAATTTATAACGTTAGAGGTAGACCGGGGCGTTCGCCTTGTGTTTGACAAAACTGCTGTCTCCATGGAAGCTACCATGCGGATGCAAAAAGTGCAGTAA
- a CDS encoding AsmA-like C-terminal region-containing protein, with translation MRKGLVRKVLFYGAAGLVTVLGIALALVYAYQEKIVALFVAEANKHIKTEVEVEKISLSLFEKFPQVAVTLDQVNVHEGLPESNESLARADKLYFTFSIWDVLQGEYSVKQFYMEKGEVYVKVLPDGSVNYQVFGSDTTSEESDFTFDLEQITLTEVAVHYIDQQLKQTYQVDAHQLAAALAISPETIDIEVSGQTTIHTIKIGTGEYFKGKRVNLATALSIDRLKETIALQPSEVQVEGAAYAVGGAIAYGQGTELDLQLEGKNTSIQSLLSLLPQSITQEFSQYRSEGDIYFTGTIKGKASGPHTPQVNFNFGARNASFFHPDVAQRVEQIKLTGSFTNGDKQKAATSVLELKDLSGVLNGRPFKGNLTYKNFDNPYIAFDVQGMLDVGYVLGLAKLEQIRSGSGLADVRVAFSGNLNEFKARPGNSTLNTTGEVTLHNVSLSLRQMPLPLSNLNGNFIFKRNDVGVSDFKGKLGESDFVVNGMFKNVMAWTLLQNQRLLVEADFSSKYLNFDQLLSEEQNTAETDRTGDSYKLVISPNIAFDLSASIERVKFRRFRGKNFRGEVKLRNQVLSTPNISFQAIGGDFAVRGNLDARTRDHIKISTATKLNNMSVDSLFYVFENFHQNFIEERHLRGQLTANIVSDVYFNSQLDPKTDLLQAEIMATVRNGQLLNFPPMQKMSTFVKRSELANMRFAELQNSFWIQGGTIYIPEMDISSSLSAAPVVSISGTHTFDQRMDYKIKLPLFSNRRPDKDAAFGVVAEDPDSGNSNLFLTLKGSESDFKIAYDDARVRQKIKTDLKQEGQELRDILRGKKPKAKEEKVIAPQEGEYFDFDDN, from the coding sequence GTGAGAAAAGGATTAGTGAGAAAAGTGCTATTTTATGGGGCTGCCGGCCTCGTGACGGTTCTGGGCATTGCGCTGGCGCTGGTGTATGCTTATCAAGAAAAAATAGTAGCGCTTTTTGTGGCCGAGGCAAACAAGCACATCAAGACAGAGGTGGAGGTAGAGAAGATTTCGCTTTCCCTGTTCGAGAAGTTCCCGCAGGTGGCCGTAACGCTGGACCAGGTAAACGTGCATGAGGGCCTGCCTGAGAGCAACGAATCGCTGGCGCGCGCCGACAAGCTATACTTCACGTTCAGCATCTGGGATGTGCTGCAGGGCGAGTACAGCGTGAAGCAGTTTTACATGGAAAAGGGCGAGGTGTACGTGAAGGTGCTGCCGGATGGCTCGGTGAATTACCAAGTATTCGGAAGCGACACAACCTCTGAAGAAAGTGACTTCACATTCGACCTGGAGCAGATAACCCTCACTGAGGTTGCCGTTCACTACATAGACCAGCAGCTGAAGCAAACCTACCAGGTGGACGCGCACCAGTTGGCCGCAGCCCTCGCCATTTCACCCGAGACAATCGATATTGAAGTCAGCGGCCAGACCACTATCCATACCATTAAAATAGGCACAGGCGAGTATTTCAAGGGCAAGCGCGTGAATCTGGCTACTGCCCTAAGTATAGACCGGCTAAAGGAGACAATCGCGTTGCAGCCGTCGGAGGTGCAGGTAGAGGGTGCTGCATATGCGGTAGGCGGCGCTATTGCCTATGGGCAGGGTACGGAGCTTGATCTGCAGCTGGAGGGGAAGAACACAAGTATACAGTCGCTGCTGTCGCTGCTGCCGCAAAGTATAACGCAGGAGTTTAGCCAGTACCGCAGCGAAGGCGACATCTATTTTACGGGCACCATCAAAGGGAAAGCCTCGGGCCCGCACACGCCGCAGGTGAACTTTAACTTTGGCGCACGCAATGCCTCCTTCTTTCATCCGGATGTGGCGCAGCGCGTGGAGCAGATAAAACTTACAGGTAGCTTCACGAACGGCGACAAGCAGAAGGCGGCCACCTCGGTGCTGGAGCTGAAGGACCTGAGCGGTGTGCTGAATGGCAGGCCCTTTAAAGGAAACTTAACTTACAAGAACTTCGACAACCCCTACATTGCTTTTGATGTGCAGGGTATGCTGGACGTGGGCTACGTGCTGGGACTGGCAAAGCTGGAGCAAATACGCAGCGGGAGCGGCCTGGCCGACGTGCGGGTGGCTTTCTCGGGCAACCTGAATGAGTTTAAGGCCCGCCCGGGAAACAGCACCCTCAACACCACCGGCGAGGTAACGCTGCACAACGTATCGCTGTCGTTGCGGCAAATGCCGCTGCCGTTGAGCAACCTGAATGGCAACTTTATCTTCAAGCGCAACGACGTGGGTGTATCCGACTTTAAAGGTAAGCTGGGGGAATCTGATTTTGTGGTGAATGGCATGTTCAAAAACGTGATGGCCTGGACGCTGCTCCAGAACCAGCGCCTGCTCGTGGAGGCCGACTTCAGCAGCAAATACCTGAACTTCGACCAGCTTTTGAGCGAGGAACAGAACACCGCCGAGACAGACCGCACCGGCGACAGCTATAAGCTGGTGATCTCCCCCAACATTGCCTTTGATCTAAGCGCCTCCATTGAGCGGGTGAAATTCCGAAGGTTCAGGGGCAAGAACTTCCGTGGTGAGGTGAAGCTCCGTAACCAGGTGCTGTCCACACCTAACATCTCGTTTCAGGCTATTGGCGGCGATTTTGCCGTGCGCGGCAATCTGGATGCCCGCACCCGCGACCACATCAAGATAAGTACGGCGACAAAGCTCAACAACATGAGCGTGGACAGCCTGTTCTATGTGTTCGAGAACTTCCACCAGAACTTTATAGAGGAGCGGCACCTGCGCGGCCAACTCACGGCCAACATTGTGTCGGATGTATACTTCAACAGCCAGCTCGACCCGAAAACTGATCTGCTGCAGGCTGAGATTATGGCGACAGTGCGCAACGGCCAATTGCTCAACTTCCCGCCAATGCAGAAGATGTCGACGTTTGTGAAGCGCTCGGAGCTGGCGAACATGCGTTTTGCCGAGCTGCAAAACTCTTTCTGGATCCAGGGGGGCACCATCTACATTCCTGAAATGGATATCAGCTCCAGCCTGTCTGCCGCTCCGGTGGTATCTATCTCCGGCACCCACACCTTTGATCAGCGCATGGATTACAAAATTAAGTTGCCCCTGTTCAGCAACCGCCGCCCCGATAAGGACGCAGCCTTTGGCGTAGTGGCTGAGGACCCCGACTCTGGCAACAGTAACCTGTTCCTGACGCTGAAAGGCAGTGAGAGCGATTTTAAAATAGCCTACGATGATGCGCGGGTGCGGCAGAAAATAAAGACAGACCTGAAGCAGGAAGGCCAGGAGCTGCGCGATATTCTGAGAGGCAAAAAACCAAAGGCAAAAGAGGAGAAAGTGATCGCGCCGCAGGAAGGAGAATACTTCGATTTCGACGACAATTAA
- a CDS encoding YbbR-like domain-containing protein, with translation MFCFLAASTFWLLNALNKSYSTQTTYPIRFVYDSNQLVPIKPLPEEVSINVTGRGWKLLRKSLMLEVQPAEIYIRNLPRNNFILGSALRPALVNVLDGLELNFVVTDSINFDFDPKIQKRVALRLDPTQTLTNNQHVIVGPVSISPDSLTLTGPASLIDSLPDPFLLRLPDQALTAPADVAVPINYDYKSLVSSDVEEARVKVNVKALVPEERQVLPQLINVPERQALNLRPPIMVVRYQVLQDSVALLNREAFKVVLDYKKFNPIDSTLVPELVQKPRGIRNVRVWPERIKVNIR, from the coding sequence TTGTTTTGTTTTCTGGCGGCCTCTACTTTCTGGCTCCTGAATGCCCTTAACAAAAGCTACTCCACACAAACCACCTATCCCATCCGGTTTGTATATGATTCAAATCAGCTTGTTCCGATAAAGCCGCTGCCTGAGGAGGTAAGTATTAACGTAACGGGCCGGGGATGGAAGCTGCTGCGCAAGAGCCTGATGCTAGAGGTGCAGCCAGCCGAAATCTACATCCGCAATCTTCCCCGCAACAACTTTATACTTGGCTCGGCCCTGCGCCCTGCCCTCGTAAACGTGCTCGATGGCCTCGAACTGAACTTCGTGGTAACCGATTCCATTAATTTCGATTTTGACCCTAAAATACAGAAGCGCGTAGCCTTGCGGCTTGATCCTACCCAAACCCTCACAAACAACCAGCATGTGATCGTGGGCCCTGTGAGCATTTCCCCGGATTCACTTACCCTGACCGGGCCAGCCTCGCTTATCGACAGCTTGCCAGACCCGTTCCTGTTGCGCCTGCCAGACCAGGCCCTGACAGCGCCTGCTGACGTAGCCGTGCCCATCAACTACGACTACAAATCGTTAGTGAGCTCAGATGTGGAGGAGGCGCGCGTGAAAGTGAACGTAAAGGCACTGGTGCCGGAAGAGCGACAGGTGCTGCCACAACTGATAAACGTACCGGAGCGGCAGGCGCTGAACCTGCGGCCGCCCATTATGGTGGTGCGCTACCAGGTGCTGCAGGACTCGGTGGCGCTGCTGAACCGCGAGGCGTTTAAAGTGGTGCTGGATTATAAGAAGTTTAATCCCATTGACTCCACACTGGTGCCGGAACTGGTGCAAAAGCCACGGGGCATCCGTAATGTGCGGGTATGGCCGGAGCGCATTAAGGTGAACATACGCTAA